GATAGTGGAGATGCACCAGTACAAGAAGGGACAAAAAGTAGCAAAAGTaagaaaaagtaaaaagaaaaggaaaacGAGGAGGGTAATCTGAAGAGTTGAGTTTGGTCAAATAAAGTGAATGTGACTTTTTAGGACTTTGGATTGGGAGATTGGGGGTTTGGGAAATGGCCATGGGAGTTTTGGAGCTGGGTGGGAATTCcataatggctgcgaaatctaGATCTGGCAGTAAGCGATCCTGGAGAATGGAGACTATCCAATGAGGAAGAGACAAACCAAGGATAATTGGTAATGTCATGTGCAAATTCACTAGGCTTTCAATTTGGAAAGTCTATAAGAGAGGCATTAATTGTGGAGTCAGGTAGAGAAGCTTTCAATATGTCACTCGACGGAATATTCAGTCCTCTGGGGAAGAAGGAACCATAGTTAACGCAACATCACTGGATCAAAAAGACTTCTTTTGGGAATTGATATTGGGGACATTAACAGATCCTACATTATTTCCCTGTGGACCAACTAATTCTTCCTTTATTTTATTTCTGTCTTTTGGAATGCTGCTTGCTTATTAATAGAGCCCGTCTCAATGGCCCGCCTGGatacttcaaaaagaaggtaGGTAAATTTAgtacttgaaaaaaaattcttttttttgatgaatacAAAATAagtaaaataaaaaaggACACTTTGTAGATGGTTTAAGTACTCAAAGCGAAGCAGTCAAAGGTTATCCTGTTTTTCAGCCACCATAACATGTAATCTGTCTCTGTTGCCTGCCTTGAGCTTGAGATCTCTCTACATAATCGATTTACTAGCCTAGAGTGACTAGAACCTTCCAATCCCTTCTTCATATGATTTCTCGAATGGCACCGCCTTAATTGAATTGCCACATATAAGCTGACTTTTGTTTCTATTATTTTTTACTAGAAGGTGGGGGTTGTCTTGTGACTCTGCTCTGGGTAGGCTGCGTAAAGTAAAGAATACCTCCCTCTCTACTAGAATGCTAGTAACTACAACTACTCGCATTGGTAATGTCAATTACAAGCTCAATTGGACTTACAGTTCACAGAAACTCATCTCTAGATATTTTGCGGCGCTCGATATCTCCATTTCCCATATTGAAGTCAATCATACGTAGTGAGCTAACACAGGGCAGCTTAttcattcttcttctcctcgtccttCTTGCCGTAGTGAATTATTTGACCCGCAAGAATTGCGTTCAAGGCAAGCGACGCCAGGTACCCGGCAAGCAACACAGAGTCTCTAGAGCGGcccttcttgaagttggtcACCGTGGTGAACACACGGATAAAAGAGCCAATCACGTTGGCGAAAATCGTCACCTCAGACAAATGGGCCGTGCTCTTCAACGCCTGGTTTTTTCTGATCTGAGGGATCTTGGCCAAAATGCCAATTGGGATGTTCAAGATCTGCAACGTAGCAATGAGCTGTGGAGGGCAAATCTTGGTCAAAAACACCAACACCGCAACAATGGCAGCAGCTGGCTTGACCAACGCCTTGAAGCACTCACGGATCTGGTCCTTCTCGCTCAAGGTCGTGGCTGCCGCGAGctctcttctcaacttGTAGTATTTGAGAATCAAGAGAATGGCAATGTTCTGGATACCCAACAAGAACAGCTCGCCGTAGTTGACAAAACTGTTCCTCTGCTGCTTGTTGTAGGTGACATGGATCCATTGGGCCGCTGTCTCCAATGAAACAGACTCCTCACTGAGTcccttggccaacttggaCCTCGCAAGCATGGTCTTAGGTTTTAAAATCTTTCGAATCTGGGGAATCTTGATCACCGAGGAAACACCCACCATGGTTGCTCCGAGTAACAAGGAGAGCACCTTCAAGTACCCAATTGCCTTGATCTGTCTAAAAGCAAACTGCAAGATTACCTTGTTGGAGACTTCGGGGTCTCTAAGGAGATTGATAATCATCATAAGTGGAGCGGACATTTTTTAGGATTATTCACTAAGATTGGTTTGGGACTTGAGCGTTAAACTGTGGAAAGAAGATGTAGTAGTGTGTTGCTTTTGATATCGATTTTCACAATAGTCGAGGGGTATTTAGCATGTGCCGCGGTTCTTTCGCTTGCCCAATGTTGGATTTCTCCCACGCAGGATTCACCACTGAAGAGTGAAAATGTGTCCCACTCAGCTGACAACCACGTTGGTGAAATGCAAAACGAGGTAGAATTCCATTAGTTTCGAATTCAAACCAGAATAAGTCGACTTACTCGAGCCCATAATCCCGTTTCATTGTCTTTTCACTTGAAACATGTTCTAAAACTCCAAGACAACAATGAAATTAGTGAGGGTGCGAGAGGGCATCGAGAAATGGTCCTTGtagcttcaacttttcatAACCGCAAATTCCCAAGTGGtttattttattttgttCACGTACCTGCTGGTTAAGCTGAACCTCTGATTTTTCGGAAGTCAGCGCATTGCTCTGCTTCCAACGAATTCGCCAATTCTATAACATCCGTGGCAGCACTTTTCTATCTACTGTGGTGCtcctctccttctctgcttcACCTGCGACAACTTCAGCTCAAGCGTATCCTTCGTGGTCTCGATGtatttcaaattctcgaggtggatgttcaacaacttcacaaTCAGCTCCACTGAAGCTTCCTCTCCATGGCCTCCTTTAGAACCAATGCTCTTGACAGcagacttgttgaacacaTCGCTAACTGAGTTGATGTCACCAATCAAAGTCTCCAAGTTGTCCCCGAGACTTTCTAATCTTTCATCTAGCAACTCTGCATTCTGATACGCCTGTTCTCTCAAACGGTCAGTGGTATTCGAGGAAGTGCTTGAACCAGATCCACCAGATGCAACAAGCGCACCAGCGGCTTCATTATTGTTCAACTCGATGtttctcaacaagagaTCGGCTTGTTGCTCGTAATTGTCCAACACTTTGTCGAGCTCGTCTTGCTGGCTCTCGACAAAGAACAATTGCTGGTCTATTTTTTGCTGTAGCGTCTCCACCTCAGACGAGTCCTGATGTAATTTGGCGATATCATCGGCGCTTTTGGCGAGTTCCAAATCCCACTCGTTCACCTTCTCGGTGTACGTTTCGAAAATGGAGGAAGTCTGTGTCAATTTTTTCGACCACTTGGTGACCAAGTCGTCCATAGTTTTGTTGTCCAAAGAGACAGGAATTGGCTCTATTTTAGTAGGCTTCAAAGTTGGTGCCTGAGTAGTCAGTGCCAGACCCTGAGTCGGCTGTGACTGTTCGCcagcttccttcttttcctcagGTTTTGCGCCAAAGAGACCTGTGGATGGCTTAGTGGACTCACCTGGTTTACCAAACGAGAAGCCGCCCGCAGGCTTgtcgtccttcttctcgtccttattctcgtccttcttttcctcagGCTTGCTACCAAAGCTCAATGCTGGTTTTGCGCTGCCGCCAAGAGAAAACCCGGAAGGTTTgtcatctttcttctcttctttcttgtcatcaGCCTTTCCAAAACTCAAGGTAGGTTTTGAAGCACCACTAAGAGAGAAAGCCGGTTTgtcatctttcttctcttccgTCTTGTTTCCGAATGAGAAAGCTGGCTTCGCGTCGTTTTTCTCAGAAGGTTTGCTGCCACCGAAAGAAAAAGCTGGTTTGTCATCTTTTTTATCCTCTGGCTTGCTtgctccaaaagaaaaagcaggcttatcattcttcttttcgtcgGGTTTACTtgctccaaaagaaaacgCGGGCTTAtcgtccttcttctcctcggtCTTGTTGCCGCCAAAACTGAATGCTGAGGTAGAAgactctttcttctcttgattATCACCAAAACTGAAAGCTGGGGCACTGgactctttcttttccagGGAAACACCGCCAAAACTGAAAGCAGGAGCCGAggattctttcttctcctcaggTTTCGAGCCGAAAGGGCTAGGTTTgtcatccttcttctcctcaggCTTGGATCCAAAAAGACCAGTgctttccttcttctcgtcaGGTTTGGCACCAAAACTAAAAGCTGGCTTGGATGATTCATTATTCTTGGTAGAGCCAAACGCTGAGGTAGATGCTGTCAGGTTGGAAGCACCAAAGCTGAATGCGGGAGCACTGgactctttcttctcttgctgGCCAAACAAGCCACTGGAGGTCCCAGAAGCAGGCTGCGAGCTGAAAAGACCACCACCTGAGGGCTTTTCGTCAGTTTTTTTatcatcttttttttccgtAGAAGCACCAAACGAAAATGCTGGTGCGGGCgtgctgctgttgctcGATACACCAAACGCAGGAGTTGAGCTCTTGTCTTTTTGGCCGAAAAGGCCACCAGTGGTgcctgaagaagagccagatTGGCCAAAAGGACCACTTGATGGTTTTGCTGCATCTCCAGTATTACTTCcaaaaccaccaccagATGGGGCAGTGGAAGAGTTGGAGGTGCCAAATGCAGACGCCAGAGGCGttgtttccttcttctcgtccGGTTTAGAGCCAAAAAGACCACCTGACGGTGCTGACGTGTTCAGAGAAGAGTTTTGACCAAAGGCGCCGCCGGAAGATCCAAAAGCGCCCGTATTTGAGCCAAACGTGCCTGTACTGGAGCCAAAAGCCGATCCAAATCCTGAAGCAGCCCCCGAACCGGTTCCGGAACCGGCTCCCGAACCGAAACCAGTGTTGCTGGAGCCAAATCCCGAGAAGGCCAGTTTTCCAGTGTCGGTAGGTTTCAGGCCAAACGCCAGAGTGGtgtttgaagaattttgatTAGCGGCATTGGCATTGCTTCCAAAAAGTCCCCCTGAGCCAGACAGGCCAAACGCCGAAGGCTGGCTGCCGAACGCCGAAGTTGAGTTTTGCTggttttgattttgctggTTCTGGTTCTGGTTCGAGCCAAATCCTAAGGAGCCAAAGGAAAACGCTGGGGTGGAGGTTGTGCCCAGGTTGTTTGAAGTGGACGAGGCGCCAAACGCCGAGCCCGAGTTTCCCGTGTTTGATTGCCCAAAGGTGAACGACATTGGGGAATGCAACTGGGGATTTGGGTGAAGGTGGGGGGAAAATTGATTTGGCAGAAAggagagaagttgatgatgttttgaagaatCGTAGCGCTGGATGGCCTGGGTTGTGTGCAGGTTGCACTAGTGGAAGTTGGCAGCAAAAGGTGAATTGAAGTCGGCAAAGGggagaaattgagagaaGACACTGATTATGGCTTTATGGGGAAGGTTTTAGGGACATtgtttactttttttttttgattttagGGTGTTTGGTACGGGCAGTGGGggtggtgaaaaagatGAGCTGAAAGCATAAATGAAGGAGGAGGCTAGTCAATTTTATGACAAAACGGGAATTGACCTACCAGTTGGGGATGAATTGAAACATTTGCTTTACTTTCATTTTATATATTTGTGTAGATTGTTGGTGTTTCTCTGTGCTTTGGTAAATTTACCTCTGGATGAGTAAAcgattgcaaaatgcgCTTTCGTGGGTATCTTGCAAATTGTCAATCCTTTCTGTCTAGGCAAACTATAAATGAGGGTCAGCAACAGTCCAAAAGACACCCTGATGCCCAACGATCAGTCAATTGCAGTTGCACTACCCAACATCATCACCCTACAGTTCACTTCTTACATCATATCAATTGATACACACTCTAGACACTCTAGGCTTATTTCTTGGTGCCCTGGGCAGCAACGGCAGCAGCACCggcggcagcagcctcagGGTCCAAGTAGTAGGCAGGCTTGGTTGGCTGCAACTTGTCGTCCAACTCGTACACCAATGGGATACCCGTTGGGATGTTCAAGCCAGCAATGTCCTCATCAGAGATCTTGTCCAAGTGCTTCACCAACCCTCTCAAGGAGTTGCCGTGGGCAGCAATGAGAACAGTCTTGCCTGCCAACAAGTCTCCGGCAATCTCGTCCTGGTAGTAAGGCAACAATCTGTCaatcaccaacttcaacgACTCCGTCTTGGGAATCACCGCTGGGTCAATGTCACGGTATCTGATGTCGCCCACCTGAGAGTACTCCGAGGAGTCCTCAATCACTGGAGGAGGAACGTCAAAAGAACGTCTCCAGGTCTGGAACTTCTCCTTACCGTACGTCTCCAACGTCTGGGCCTTGTCCTTGCCCTGAAGAGCACCATAGTGTCTCTCGTTCAATCTCCACGATCTCTTGACAGGCACGTAGAGCTGGTCGGCAGCCtccaaggccaagttggctGTCTGGATGgctctcttcaacttggaggTGTACAAGATATCAACGACAAtgtttttttccttcaagaGCTCACCGCCTCTGATGGCCTCCTTTCTGCCCACTTCGGAGAGGGGCACATCCACCCATCCGGTGAAGAGGTTCTTCTCGTTCCATTCACTCTGGCCGTGTCTAACCAAAACAAGCTTAGGCATTGTACTTTGTGTGTAGTTGGTGGAAGGTGGAAAAAGTGGTGGGAATCGCGCCCTATTTATACCCGTGCGGTCCAGTGGAAGCCGAGCTCACCTGACGAGATTCCATGTGGTGACTTTTGAAGCTGGCGGTTTTTGGGGGAATTGATaagaaagatgaaaagcGCTTAGGCTGGTGGCTCCATAGCTGCTATGTAAAGTGCCCTTGGCGAGTTTGGGTGGTGATTTTGTGAACGCTGATCATATGCTGGCTGGGGCGGGCGTTGTAAACGCATAACGTCACCAAACAAGGGAGGtgaaaaaataaaaaaaaagcatcaaCAGCGAAAGAAGATTTGGCTGAAACTCGCCGCCAAAGTATGGAAGGGCTCTCCTTCTCTCAGTGAAATGGCCTAGTTGGGACGATCTTGTCCATGTTGACTGTGGGCCCTGGAAgtgtggctgcaaaagatgCGCTTACAGCGCCCAAAGGGAGAAGTCAAGATAGAAGGTATTATTCAGGCAAAGAAAGTCGTTGAAAGCGCTGCGTTGTCAAACATAGATTGCAGATTGTCATGAAAGCCGAATTCGTGAAAAACCTATCTTTTATACCACCCTGTGATGGTCTCCACAATTGCAACCACTAGTAGCGAGCTCAAAAGCACAGTTTCCAGTATGAACAATGCCATAAGTGATCCCTCGTGCATTTTGAGACCAGTGTTAGTCCAGAACGGCACTCTTGTAGCTTTCATCGAGGCAAGCTGGCAACAGCAGCTAATTCCAGCAACTACACCGCAGAGCAAAGCAGTGATCAACAATAGACGAGTAtagttttttctttctcctGTTTGTGCAAATAAAACAAGGTGGGTGAGGAAACTCATCAGGGTAAAGAGCCAGAGGGAGTACAGGCAAAAGCCCAAGTCGGGGCCTTCACTTTGTAGAAAGGTGTCAAAAAGTTTGAATTTCAGTGATTTTTGCGTTGCATTCTGggtgctgctgttgttgtggTACTTTCTGACTGCTTCAGTGACGATTTCAAGCgttttgttgaagtcagATTCCCAACTGTTAGCCTGTTCTTCAGAAATGTGCTTTCCAATTTCGTACTTCAACAAACGTCTCGTTGTATCGACATGAGAAGTGACGTTTTTAAAACACTTCCTCTTAAAGTAGACATTGTTGTTGATCACGTAGTATTTCGTATCTTGGATGGAAATATTCTCAGGAATTGTAAGGGTCACATTTGAAGTCGAGCCTGGAGCAATTTCCTCAAATAGCTCAATCATCAATTCTGCTACATTGTTCCAAGATGCCCCTGGGCTGGACCTCTGTAGGTAGTACGGTGCCACTGGCGCAGCGTTGGCTTGGATAAACCCATAGATTATCACGGTGGAGATTACAGCAACACCAAATACACAAAcctggaaaaaaaagaccGGTCTGGACTTGAGATCGTTGTAGTACCGAAGCACCGtatctttttttcgttCGCCATCAGCTTGTGTTGCAAATATTGGAAGAATTGAGGAGGGTGCCATTTTCACAGAGCACGGTTGatttgaagcaaaagtgGACATTCTATAGTGGAGACGAGGGTAGGGCTTACACATTTTGGGCAAGTCCAAAAGCGAAACATCACTTTCCACTTTTCTGGAGAGTGAAGGTGCAAGCTGTTATCTGAGGGCAAGTATAGCTTTGAGTTACAATTGTTGCTTCACCGGGTTGACGAGTTCTGGTCGTGATAGCCTAGTTAGTTTTAGACAGGGAATGTCAAAAGTTTAAGGGATTTTTTGGTAAAAAAAGATGCTAAAGAGTCTTTTGCACAAGCTTGGAGCATGAGAAAAGCGCTTCATATTTTACTAGATCAAGCTAGTGAATAGGTTTGCCGATTGAACATActtcttttgaatttcatcGCTGTGTTGCTCTTTCTCCCTCTTTCTAGAATCAACACCTACCTGCCAACTTCTTACAGGATAAAACCACGCTAAAGTTGTCTCTTGAACCTTGCCACAATAGGAAAGTCTAAGAAATAAACACAAATCGCTGGCGCTAGGAAAAAATTCAACAGTACTTTTCGTTCTCTTCTCACTAAAACTACTGCAATTTAGAAATTCCCTATTGGATCTCCAGAGACAAAGCGACTGCAGACCCaatattcaaaaatttcacaATTCAACTCATAAAACTCACGGACCTCTGTACGGTGTTGTGGTGAGTTCACTTTGGGAACTCAAATTATAAGGTGCTGCCTTGCACAGCCACGCTTGGAACTCCCCTGAATCACGGGATCGTGGATAACACAATTCTACAAGCATGAAAACCTCATTCACTTTTCTGGCTCTTCATCACAAACTTTCTGGATCtcgagattctttttcatctcgTGATCCACCTATGCGCATAAGGAGACACAGTGAAGCAGGTGATCCACTGGAGCCGCACAAAGTGGATCAAAAGACACTTTGTGGCGTGAATAAGAAAGTGGGAATAAGAAAGTGGGACAATTCTTGCTGCTGGTAGTAGCTGTTTCCGGGAGCGGCTGATGCTGTGAAGTTCTCAAAGTGGTTGTTTTTTGGCAGCAAATTATGCGCTTACATGGCACACTCGCAAGACCTCATAAACTAGAAAGAGTTCACAGAAGAGACTGCTTATGTAATGATGATAAATGCGATGCAAACTTCTAAATGAGTCGTTCCGTATTATTGGAGATTTGTTGATCTCACAATATCCTCTAGCTTTTGTTACTTCAAAACAGAGCACACATACAAAGAATGCTAAGTGCTTGCAATGAGATTTCATGGAGTATTCCAAAGTGTAAATGGGGCAGAGTTGGGCAACTTCTAAGCCAATCTTTCCACTGGCCTCAGATTTGATGTGTATATTCACGTTCTTCTTAATACTGCTTCCGCTTGATGCTATTTTAAGAAAATGGTCTTCTCACCTGGCTGTCAATTGCaagtgatttttttttttctttctttttttttttttttcttttcttcttttcaaacaTCTCCTAAAAGCCATGCCTTGTAACAGTAGGTTAGCATCAACGTACGAACAGTCTGGGTAGCTCTTTGTAGTTGGATGCCTTGCGTCGACCTAACACTCACACATTCTTCAAATGATCACCTTTACTGAGATTCATGGTAGAGACGGTGAACTTAAAATTTAACAAGTGAACTGCAAAATCCGGACATATCGGTCCTGGCGAGCGACACGAGCTAATGTCAGAGTCTCAACATCATTTACAAAAATTCAGAATCACAGCAACTGGACGTGACACACCCCCCACTTCTTGAAACTTACTGTGCctccttcattttcatccCTTCGATCCTCTTCGCCCCGTTTCGCTTTTTCTGATAAGTGGTTCGGATATGCGTCTCGCTTAAAGGTGAAAACGTTAAATTTGCGCTTCACCCTGGCGACAATTACCAACACGAAGAAGTAAAGAAGCAGAAATCCAGAGACGTAACTGTGTTGAGGGATTCACCAAGATTGGAAATTATGCTGAATTCCACAGCTGATAAGACGCATGCCAATAGCGCAAATTGACGACATGTTGTGCTTCTTGCAGACCAAACGGTTTGAAGACATGGTTTGACCAGATGAGAGGAAGGAGACATTTGCTGGTTAGATGGTCCTTTGAGTTCCGAGGGCCCAAGCCAGATGAGACATGTTCCTCGCATTTTGGAAAGTTGTATGGCAAGGGCAATATAGAGCAACCAAATCCGATCCCAATTATCTAAAGTTTTGCCTCAGCCTCTTGATAAGGCCTCCGAAGCATTCCGACTTATTCCCAAGATCGTAGCTCTCCTCCGCCTTTTCTCTAGATCGTAGCTCCTCCTCCGCTTCTTTCCTGTATTAGTGAAGTTCGTTCACTCTACTCTCCAAAAATCACCATCGTGAACTACCTCTCAACCACTCTCTAACTCACGTTGGCACCTCCGGTGTGGTTTCTTTCTGCGATTTTATGGTCTGCTGGATTTGGAGCTGCCTCATAGATTGTAATCACAGgatccttcttcaactcggAAAATTCTCCTCGAAGCTCGATCGAGTGCAAATGTACCTGCTCCTCGTCGCTCCCGTACATATCCTGGAAGAATAACGTCAAGTGCTGGACTCCTGTGAAGACGTGGCGAGGCAAATGGTGCTCTACGAAATCAGCGTCGCTCTTTAAAGTTTCAGGCacttcttcctcgtcatcgtTGAAATTGACCCCTACATTTGGATGTTGAACTGTATGGTTGGGCTTTGTCGACTCCACGTtatcaaaatcaatgcTTCGATTGTTCTTCCAAAGCTTGACTGTCTTTGGACAGAACTTATCTCCATTGGTCCTTAGGATCAACAGATGGAGCTTCACGGACCCGTTCAAAAAGGGGATATGCAAAATGAGCTGCTCGTCAGCGTCGCTCTTGATGATTGGCTTCAACGAGTACCTGTTATTCTCTGACTTGAACACTTTCTGGAGATCTTCCTGGCGGTTTTCCATGTTTAGGGCGGTCACGTGCGGCAAGTCGATTTTTGAGTTCAAACTCGATGCCAACGACGTCGGCGTGG
This DNA window, taken from Candidozyma auris chromosome 7, complete sequence, encodes the following:
- the NSP1 gene encoding FG-nucleoporin → MSFTFGQSNTGNSGSAFGASSTSNNSGTTSTPAFSFGSLGFGSNQNQNQQNQNQQNSTSAFGSQPSAFGSSGSGGLFGSNANAANQNSSNTTSAFGSKPTDTGKSAFSGFGSSNTGFGSGAGSGTGSGAASGFGSAFGSSTGTFGSNTGAFGSSGGAFGQNSSSNTSAPSGGLFGSKPDEKKETTPSASAFGTSNSSTAPSGGGFGSNTGDAAKPSSGPFGQSGSSSGTTGGLFGQKDKSSTPAFGVSSNSSTPAPAFSFGASTEKKDDKKTDEKPSGGGLFSSQPASGTSSGLFGQQEKKESSAPAFSFGASNSTASTSAFGSTKNNESSKPAFSFGAKPDEKKESTGLFGSKPEEKKDDKPSPFGSKPEEKKESSAPAFSFGGVSSEKKESSAPAFSFGDNQEKKESSTSAFSFGGNKTEEKKDDKPAFSFGASKPDEKKNDKPAFSFGASKPEDKKDDKPAFSFGGSKPSEKNDAKPAFSFGNKTEEKKDDKPAFSLSGASKPTLSFGKADDKKEEKKDDKPSGFSLGGSAKPALSFGSKPEEKKDENKDEKKDDKPAGGFSFGKPGESTKPSTGLFGAKPEEKKEAGEQSQPTQGSASTTQAPTLKPTKIEPIPVSLDNKTMDDLVTKWSKKLTQTSSIFETYTEKVNEWDLELAKSADDIAKLHQDSSEVETLQQKIDQQLFFVESQQDELDKVLDNYEQQADLLLRNIELNNNEAAGALVASGGSGSSTSSNTTDRLREQAYQNAELLDERLESLGDNLETLIGDINSVSDVFNKSAVKSIGSKGGHGEEASVESIVKLLNIHLENLKYIETTKDTLESKLSQVKQRRRGAPQ
- the GPM1 gene encoding phosphoglycerate mutase GPM1 — protein: MPKLVLVRHGQSEWNEKNLFTGWVDVPLSEVGRKEAIRGGELLKEKNIVVDILYTSKLKRAIQTANLALEAADQLYVPVKRSWRLNERHYGALQGKDKAQTLETYGKEKFQTWRRSFDVPPPVIEDSSEYSQVGDIRYRDIDPAVIPKTESLKLVIDRLLPYYQDEIAGDLLAGKTVLIAAHGNSLRGLVKHLDKISDEDIAGLNIPTGIPLVYELDDKLQPTKPAYYLDPEAAAAGAAAVAAQGTKK